One window from the genome of Pseudomonas fluorescens encodes:
- a CDS encoding LysR family transcriptional regulator, translating to MDLANLNAFIAIAETGSFSGAGERLHLTQPAISKRIAGLEQQLKVRLFDRLGREVGLTEAGRALLPRAYQILNVLDDTRRALTNLTGEVTGRLTLATSHHIGLHRLPPLLREFTRRYPQVALDIQFLDSEVAYEEILHGRAELAVITLAPEPHTLVRATPVWDDPLDFVVAPEHALLENSAVSLADIALHPAVFPGGNTFTHHIVQRLFEAQGLTPNIAMSTNYLETIKMMVSIGLAWSVLPRTMLDEQVARIPLPGIQLSRQLGYILHTERTLSNAARAFMALLDAQIDLPGTKA from the coding sequence ATGGACCTCGCCAACCTCAATGCTTTTATTGCCATCGCCGAGACGGGCAGTTTCTCCGGCGCCGGCGAACGCCTGCACCTGACCCAGCCGGCCATCAGCAAGCGCATTGCCGGCCTCGAACAACAACTCAAGGTGCGCCTGTTCGACCGCCTGGGCCGTGAAGTGGGCCTGACCGAGGCCGGCCGGGCCCTGTTGCCGAGGGCCTACCAGATCCTCAACGTGCTGGACGACACCCGCCGCGCCCTGACCAACCTGACCGGCGAAGTGACCGGGCGCCTGACGCTCGCCACCAGCCACCACATCGGCCTGCACCGCTTGCCACCTTTATTGCGCGAGTTCACCCGGCGTTATCCCCAGGTGGCGCTGGATATCCAGTTCCTGGATTCGGAAGTGGCCTACGAAGAAATCCTCCATGGCCGGGCGGAACTGGCCGTCATCACCCTCGCCCCCGAGCCCCACACGCTGGTAAGGGCCACGCCAGTGTGGGACGACCCCCTGGATTTCGTGGTCGCCCCGGAGCATGCGTTGCTGGAAAACAGCGCGGTGAGCCTGGCGGACATTGCCTTGCATCCGGCAGTGTTCCCGGGGGGCAACACCTTTACCCATCACATCGTGCAACGGTTGTTCGAGGCCCAGGGCCTGACGCCAAACATCGCCATGAGCACGAATTATCTGGAAACCATAAAGATGATGGTTTCCATCGGCCTGGCCTGGAGCGTTCTGCCGCGCACCATGCTCGATGAACAGGTCGCGCGCATTCCTTTGCCGGGCATACAGCTCAGTCGCCAGCTAGGCTATATCTTGCACACCGAACGGACGCTATCGAATGCCGCACGGGCTTTCATGGCCTTACTGGACGCACAAATCGATTTGCCAGGGACAAAGGCATAG
- the leuC gene encoding 3-isopropylmalate dehydratase large subunit yields the protein MAGKTLYDKLWDSHLVKQRDDGSALIYIDRHIIHEVTSPQAFEGLRLAGRKPWRIDANIATPDHNVPTTPERKGGIEAIADQVSRLQVQTLDDNCDEYGIVEFKMNDVRQGIVHVIGPEQGATLPGMTVVCGDSHTSTHGAFGALAHGIGTSEVEHVLATQCLVAKKMKNMLVRVEGKLPFGVTAKDIVLAVIGKIGTAGGNGHAIEFAGSAIRDLSVEGRMTICNMSIEAGARVGLVAADEKTVEYVKGRPFSPKGAEWDMAVEAWKDLVSDADAKFDTVVELDATQIKPQVSWGTSPEMVLAVDQNVPDPAKEMDLVKRDSIVRALKYMGLSANQAITDIQLDRVFIGSCTNSRIEDLRAAAVIAKGRKVASTIKQAIVVPGSGLVKAQAEAEGLDKIFLEAGFEWREPGCSMCLAMNPDRLESGEHCASTSNRNFEGRQGAGGRTHLVSPAMAAAAAVNGRFVDVRELI from the coding sequence ATGGCCGGCAAAACGCTCTACGACAAGCTCTGGGATTCGCATTTGGTCAAGCAGCGCGACGATGGCTCGGCGCTGATCTACATCGACCGTCACATCATTCACGAAGTGACGTCGCCGCAAGCCTTCGAAGGCCTGCGCCTGGCCGGGCGCAAGCCGTGGCGCATCGATGCCAACATCGCGACCCCGGACCACAACGTACCGACCACGCCGGAGCGCAAGGGCGGCATCGAAGCCATTGCCGACCAGGTCTCGCGCTTGCAGGTCCAGACCCTCGACGATAACTGTGACGAATACGGCATCGTCGAATTCAAGATGAACGATGTGCGCCAAGGCATCGTCCACGTCATCGGCCCGGAGCAGGGCGCGACCTTGCCTGGCATGACCGTGGTCTGCGGCGACTCGCACACCTCGACCCACGGTGCGTTCGGCGCCCTGGCCCACGGCATCGGCACGTCCGAGGTCGAGCACGTGCTCGCCACCCAGTGCCTGGTGGCCAAGAAAATGAAAAACATGCTGGTGCGCGTCGAAGGCAAGTTGCCGTTCGGCGTGACCGCCAAGGACATCGTCCTGGCCGTGATCGGCAAGATCGGCACCGCCGGCGGTAACGGTCATGCCATCGAGTTCGCCGGCAGCGCGATTCGCGACTTGTCCGTCGAAGGCCGCATGACCATTTGCAACATGTCCATCGAGGCCGGTGCCCGGGTCGGCCTGGTGGCCGCCGATGAAAAAACCGTGGAATACGTCAAGGGCCGTCCGTTCTCGCCCAAAGGCGCGGAATGGGACATGGCGGTCGAGGCCTGGAAAGACCTGGTCTCCGATGCCGATGCCAAGTTCGACACGGTGGTCGAGCTCGACGCGACGCAGATCAAGCCGCAAGTCAGCTGGGGTACCTCCCCGGAAATGGTCTTGGCCGTGGACCAGAACGTACCGGATCCGGCCAAGGAAATGGACCTGGTCAAGCGCGACTCCATCGTCCGTGCCTTGAAGTACATGGGCTTGAGCGCCAACCAGGCGATCACCGACATCCAGCTTGATCGCGTGTTCATCGGCTCCTGCACCAACTCGCGGATCGAAGACCTGCGCGCCGCGGCGGTGATCGCCAAGGGCCGCAAGGTGGCCTCGACCATCAAGCAGGCCATCGTGGTGCCGGGCTCGGGCCTGGTGAAGGCCCAGGCCGAAGCGGAAGGGCTGGACAAGATTTTCCTCGAGGCCGGTTTCGAATGGCGTGAGCCGGGCTGCTCGATGTGCCTGGCGATGAACCCTGACCGCCTGGAGTCCGGCGAGCATTGCGCCTCCACCTCCAACCGTAACTTCGAAGGCCGTCAGGGCGCCGGGGGCCGTACGCACCTGGTGAGCCCGGCCATGGCCGCCGCGGCGGCCGTCAACGGCCGTTTCGTCGACGTCCGCGAATTGATCTGA
- the leuD gene encoding 3-isopropylmalate dehydratase small subunit encodes MKAFTQHTGLVAPLDRANVDTDQIIPKQFLKSIKRTGFGPNLFDEWRYLDVGQPYQDNSKRPLNKDFVLNAERYQGASVLLARENFGCGSSREHAPWALEEYGFRSIIAPSYADIFFNNSFKNGLLPIILSDADVDELFQQVEANPGYQLQIDLAAQTVTRPDGKVLGFEIDAFRKHCLLNGLDDIGLTLQDGEAIAAFEARHRASQPWLFRDA; translated from the coding sequence ATGAAAGCTTTTACCCAGCACACCGGTCTTGTCGCGCCTTTGGATCGTGCCAACGTCGACACCGACCAGATCATTCCCAAGCAATTCCTGAAGTCCATCAAACGCACCGGTTTCGGCCCGAACCTGTTCGACGAATGGCGCTACCTGGATGTCGGCCAGCCGTACCAGGACAACTCCAAGCGGCCGTTGAACAAGGATTTCGTGCTCAACGCCGAGCGCTACCAAGGTGCCAGTGTGTTGCTGGCCCGGGAGAACTTCGGCTGCGGTTCGAGCCGCGAGCACGCGCCATGGGCCCTGGAAGAGTACGGTTTCCGCAGCATCATCGCGCCGAGCTACGCCGACATCTTCTTCAACAACAGCTTCAAGAACGGCTTGCTGCCGATCATCCTCAGCGATGCTGACGTGGATGAGTTGTTCCAGCAGGTCGAGGCCAACCCTGGCTATCAACTGCAGATCGACCTGGCCGCCCAGACGGTGACCCGTCCCGATGGCAAGGTGCTGGGTTTCGAGATCGATGCGTTCCGCAAGCACTGCCTGCTCAACGGCCTGGATGACATCGGCCTGACCCTGCAGGACGGCGAGGCGATTGCCGCGTTCGAGGCCAGGCACCGGGCGAGCCAGCCTTGGTTGTTTCGCGATGCTTGA
- a CDS encoding class I SAM-dependent methyltransferase, with protein sequence MTNTAHSQVVQKQFGEQASAYLSSAVHAQGAEFALLQAALAGRGDARVLDLGCGAGHVSFHVAPLAGEVVAYDLSQQMLDVVTAAAAERGLDNISTVRGAAERLPFADAEFDFVFSRYSAHHWSDLGLALREVRRVLKPGGVMAFIDILSPGTPLLDTYLQSIEVLRDTSHVRDYSAGEWLRQVSEAGLHTRSTSRQRLRLEYHSWVERMRTPEVMRGAILQLQRSMGDEVREYFEIEADGSFSTDVLVLWAER encoded by the coding sequence ATGACCAACACCGCCCACAGTCAGGTTGTACAAAAGCAATTCGGTGAACAGGCTTCGGCCTATCTGAGCAGTGCCGTGCACGCCCAGGGCGCCGAGTTCGCGCTGCTACAGGCTGCGTTGGCCGGTCGTGGCGATGCCCGTGTGCTGGACCTGGGCTGTGGCGCCGGTCATGTGAGTTTCCACGTGGCGCCCCTGGCCGGTGAAGTGGTGGCCTACGATCTGTCCCAACAGATGTTGGATGTTGTGACCGCGGCAGCGGCCGAGCGTGGCCTGGACAACATCAGCACGGTTCGGGGCGCCGCCGAGCGCCTGCCGTTCGCCGACGCTGAGTTCGACTTCGTGTTCAGCCGTTATTCGGCGCATCATTGGAGCGACCTGGGCCTGGCGCTGCGGGAAGTGCGACGGGTGCTCAAGCCGGGCGGGGTGATGGCGTTCATCGACATCCTGTCGCCGGGTACGCCGTTGCTGGACACCTACTTGCAAAGCATCGAAGTGCTGCGCGATACCAGCCATGTGCGCGATTATTCGGCCGGCGAGTGGTTGCGCCAGGTCAGCGAAGCGGGGTTGCACACCCGCAGCACCTCGCGCCAGCGCCTGCGCCTGGAGTACCACTCTTGGGTCGAACGCATGCGTACGCCCGAGGTGATGCGCGGGGCGATTCTCCAGCTGCAGCGTTCGATGGGCGATGAAGTGCGAGAATATTTTGAGATTGAGGCCGACGGTTCGTTCAGTACAGATGTACTGGTGCTGTGGGCCGAGCGATAG
- the leuB gene encoding 3-isopropylmalate dehydrogenase, with protein MSKQILILPGDGIGPEIMAEAVKVLELANDKYGLGFELSHDVIGGAAIDKHGVPLADETLDRARAADAVLLGAVGGPKWDKIERDIRPERGLLKIRAQLGLFGNLRPAILYPQLADASSLKPEIVSGLDILIVRELTGGIYFGAPRGTRELDNGERQAYDTLPYSESEIRRIARVGFDMARVRGKKLCSVDKANVLASSQLWREVVEQVAKDYPDIELSHMYVDNAAMQLVRAPKQFDVIVTDNMFGDILSDEASMLTGSIGMLPSASLDANNKGMYEPCHGSAPDIAGQGIANPLATILSVSMMLRYSFNLNDAADAIEKAVSVVLDQGLRTGDIWSQGCTKVGTQQMGDAVVAALRNL; from the coding sequence ATGAGCAAGCAGATTCTGATTCTCCCAGGTGACGGCATCGGCCCGGAAATCATGGCCGAGGCGGTCAAGGTCCTGGAGCTGGCGAACGACAAGTATGGCCTGGGCTTCGAACTCAGCCACGACGTGATCGGCGGCGCCGCCATCGACAAGCACGGCGTGCCCCTGGCCGACGAAACCCTGGACCGTGCCCGTGCCGCCGATGCCGTGCTGCTGGGCGCCGTGGGCGGCCCGAAATGGGACAAGATCGAACGCGACATCCGCCCTGAGCGCGGCCTGCTGAAGATTCGCGCGCAACTGGGCCTGTTCGGCAACCTGCGGCCGGCGATTCTTTATCCGCAACTGGCCGATGCGTCGAGCCTGAAGCCGGAAATCGTCTCGGGCCTGGACATCCTCATCGTGCGTGAGCTGACCGGCGGTATCTACTTCGGCGCCCCGCGTGGCACCCGTGAGCTGGATAATGGCGAGCGCCAGGCCTACGACACCCTGCCATACAGCGAAAGCGAAATCCGCCGTATCGCCCGGGTCGGCTTCGACATGGCCCGTGTGCGTGGCAAGAAGCTGTGTTCGGTGGACAAGGCCAACGTGCTGGCTTCCAGCCAACTGTGGCGTGAAGTGGTCGAGCAGGTGGCCAAGGATTACCCGGACATCGAGCTGAGCCACATGTACGTCGACAACGCCGCCATGCAACTGGTGCGTGCGCCCAAGCAGTTCGACGTGATCGTCACCGACAACATGTTCGGCGACATCCTGTCCGACGAAGCGTCGATGCTCACCGGTTCCATCGGCATGCTGCCGTCGGCCTCCCTGGACGCCAACAACAAGGGCATGTACGAGCCGTGCCACGGTTCGGCGCCGGACATCGCCGGGCAGGGCATTGCCAACCCGTTGGCGACCATCCTGTCGGTGTCGATGATGCTGCGCTACAGCTTCAACTTGAACGATGCCGCCGACGCGATCGAAAAAGCCGTCAGCGTGGTCCTGGACCAAGGCTTGCGCACCGGTGATATCTGGTCGCAAGGTTGTACCAAAGTCGGTACGCAGCAAATGGGCGATGCAGTAGTCGCCGCGCTGCGGAATCTGTAA
- the asd gene encoding aspartate-semialdehyde dehydrogenase, with protein sequence MKRVGLIGWRGMVGSVLMQRMLEEQDFDLIEPVFFTTSNVGGQGPSVGKDTGALKDAYSIEELKTLDVILTCQGGDYTSEVFPKLREAGWQGYWIDAASSLRMQDDAVIILDPVNRKVIDQQLDAGTKNYIGGNCTVSLMLMGLGGLFEAGLVEWMSAMTYQAASGAGAQNMRELIKQMGATHAAVADDLANPASAILDIDRKVAEAMRSDAYPTENFGVPLAGSLIPWIDKELPNGQSREEWKAQAETNKILGRFKSPIPVDGICVRIGAMRCHSQALTIKLNKDVPIADIEGLISQHNPWVKLVPNNRETSMQELSPTKVTGTLNVPVGRLRKLNMGSQFVGAFTVGDQLLWGAAEPLRRMLRILLER encoded by the coding sequence ATGAAACGTGTAGGTCTGATCGGTTGGCGCGGCATGGTCGGTTCCGTGCTCATGCAGCGAATGCTGGAAGAGCAGGATTTCGATCTCATTGAGCCGGTGTTTTTCACCACTTCCAATGTCGGTGGCCAGGGCCCGTCCGTGGGCAAGGACACCGGTGCGCTCAAGGATGCCTACAGCATCGAAGAGCTCAAGACCCTCGACGTGATCCTGACTTGCCAGGGTGGCGACTACACCAGCGAAGTGTTCCCCAAGCTGCGTGAAGCCGGCTGGCAGGGTTACTGGATCGACGCCGCCTCCAGCCTGCGTATGCAGGACGACGCGGTGATCATCCTCGACCCGGTCAACCGCAAGGTCATCGACCAGCAGCTGGACGCGGGCACCAAGAACTACATCGGCGGCAACTGCACCGTCAGCCTGATGCTGATGGGCCTGGGCGGCCTGTTCGAAGCCGGTCTGGTGGAGTGGATGAGCGCCATGACCTACCAGGCCGCGTCCGGTGCCGGCGCGCAGAACATGCGTGAGCTGATCAAGCAGATGGGCGCCACCCACGCCGCCGTCGCCGATGACCTGGCCAACCCGGCCAGTGCCATCCTCGACATCGACCGCAAGGTCGCCGAGGCGATGCGCAGCGATGCCTATCCGACCGAGAACTTTGGCGTACCGCTGGCCGGCAGCCTGATCCCCTGGATCGACAAGGAACTGCCCAACGGCCAGAGCCGGGAAGAGTGGAAGGCCCAGGCCGAAACCAACAAGATCCTCGGTCGCTTCAAGAGCCCGATCCCGGTGGATGGCATCTGCGTGCGCATCGGCGCCATGCGCTGCCACAGCCAGGCGCTGACCATCAAGCTGAACAAAGACGTGCCGATCGCCGACATCGAAGGGCTGATCAGCCAGCACAACCCTTGGGTCAAGCTGGTGCCGAACAATCGCGAAACCAGCATGCAGGAGCTGAGCCCGACCAAGGTCACCGGCACCCTGAATGTACCGGTGGGCCGTCTGCGCAAATTGAACATGGGGTCGCAGTTCGTCGGTGCCTTCACCGTCGGCGACCAACTGCTGTGGGGCGCGGCCGAACCGCTGCGCCGCATGCTGCGGATCCTGCTCGAGCGTTGA
- a CDS encoding aspartate-semialdehyde dehydrogenase: MSQSFDIAVIGATGTVGETLVQILEERDFPVGNLHLLASSESAGSSVMFRGKNVRVREVDEFDFSKVQLVFFAAGPAVTLSFAPRATAAGCALIDLSGALPPEQAPQIVPEANAQVLAGLGKPLQVSSPSASATALAVVLAPLRECLDLQRISLTASLAVSAQGRVAVSELARQTAELLNARPLEPKFFDRQMAFNLLAQVGAPDEQGHTSLEKRLVRELRQVLNQPLLKISVTCIQAPVFFGDSFSVTVQSANAVDLAKVNAALEAAPGIELVEAGDYPTAVGDAVGQDVVYVGRVRGGIDDPTELNMWLTSDNVRKGAALNAVQVAELLIKDLL, translated from the coding sequence ATGAGCCAGTCCTTTGATATTGCCGTGATCGGCGCCACCGGTACTGTCGGCGAAACCCTCGTCCAGATTCTCGAAGAGCGGGACTTCCCGGTTGGCAACCTGCACCTGCTGGCCAGCAGCGAATCGGCAGGCAGCTCGGTGATGTTTCGCGGCAAAAACGTGCGGGTGCGTGAGGTCGACGAGTTCGATTTCAGTAAAGTCCAACTGGTGTTCTTCGCCGCCGGCCCGGCGGTGACCCTGAGTTTTGCACCGCGGGCCACGGCGGCTGGCTGTGCGCTGATCGACCTGTCCGGGGCCTTGCCGCCCGAGCAGGCACCGCAGATCGTGCCGGAAGCCAACGCCCAGGTCCTGGCCGGCTTGGGCAAGCCGTTGCAGGTCAGCAGCCCCAGCGCATCGGCCACGGCCCTGGCGGTCGTGCTGGCGCCACTGCGCGAGTGCCTCGATCTGCAGCGCATCAGCCTGACCGCCAGCCTCGCGGTGTCGGCCCAGGGCCGCGTGGCCGTGAGCGAGCTGGCGCGCCAGACCGCCGAGCTGCTCAACGCCCGTCCGCTGGAACCGAAGTTCTTTGACCGGCAGATGGCGTTCAACCTGCTGGCCCAGGTCGGCGCTCCAGACGAGCAGGGCCATACGTCGCTGGAAAAGCGTCTGGTTCGTGAGTTGCGCCAGGTGCTGAACCAACCTTTGTTAAAGATTTCCGTTACTTGCATTCAAGCCCCGGTGTTTTTTGGCGATAGCTTTAGCGTGACCGTGCAGTCTGCGAACGCCGTCGACCTGGCCAAGGTCAACGCGGCCCTGGAAGCGGCGCCCGGTATCGAGCTGGTGGAGGCGGGCGACTACCCGACTGCGGTGGGTGATGCGGTGGGGCAGGATGTGGTCTACGTTGGTCGTGTGCGCGGTGGTATCGACGATCCGACGGAACTGAATATGTGGCTGACGTCAGATAACGTGCGCAAGGGCGCGGCGCTCAATGCCGTGCAGGTGGCTGAGTTGTTGATAAAAGACTTGCTGTAA
- a CDS encoding FimV/HubP family polar landmark protein has protein sequence MVQVRKLVLAIAAASALSSGMAQALGLGELTLKSTPNQPLVAEIELLDVQQLTAAEVVPSLASPDDFAKAGVDRQAFLNDLSFTPVINANGKSVLRVTSSRPLSEPMVKFLVQVMWPNGRLLRDYSVLLDPSKFSPQAADAARAKPPQVVATPVTGATKPSQYTTTPRDTLWEIAAKVRNGGSVQQTMLAIQALNPNAFINGNINLLKTGQVLRLPDPVQSTALPQPQAIAEVAAQNAAWRSGRRTVAGAGKQQLDATKRGRGEGAPAQAAGRDNLSLVSADSAKAGGKGKGAAGDAQALTNKLAVTQESLDSARRDNEELKSRMADLQSQLDKLQRLIELKNNQLAKMQAEGAAVPPAGEAPAAMSAELTPAPAAQAPTTAPAPAPETTPEATPPAAPVEPTPVASNEQKYNDLLTNPILLGLIGGGALLLLLLLLLLARRRKAQQEAEKHLRMARALEEEADFSPELDLPPSSFEGIDVPPPSVKLEPKPAPAPAPAPKPAPVVAPVVVTPPIAAPLVAPAADRFDDVLPQAQSHMDRGRLNQAADLLEQGIKAEPQRSDLRLKLMEVYGQQGDRDAFVAQERQLVANGDNFAQVEQLKSRFPAMVVATAAGLAAAAVAAELDAQYVKDLLEDKSPTDEELDSAFDLSLDDLEAPVAPAPEPVAELDAFPEDDDLSFESVLKQQTEASASLDDLSEFDLDLGADAPTPVPALDDEDFLLDLGDDLKGLDLPAAETPALDDTPADDLELPADFDLSLADEMDVHDRPKDAFESELDDVNAELDRLSDSLAQPTFTAEDAMVGAEDEPDFDFLSGTDEVATKLDLAQAYIDMGDNDGARDILGEVLSEGDATQKSEAQEMLSRLV, from the coding sequence ATGGTTCAAGTTCGCAAACTGGTGTTAGCAATAGCGGCCGCCTCGGCGCTGTCCTCCGGTATGGCGCAAGCGCTCGGGCTCGGGGAACTGACCCTGAAGTCGACGCCGAACCAGCCTCTGGTCGCCGAGATCGAGTTGCTCGACGTCCAGCAACTGACCGCCGCCGAAGTCGTGCCGAGCCTGGCCTCGCCCGACGATTTCGCCAAGGCCGGGGTCGACCGCCAGGCCTTTCTCAATGACCTGAGCTTCACCCCGGTGATCAACGCCAACGGCAAGAGTGTCTTGCGGGTCACGTCCAGCCGACCTCTGTCCGAGCCCATGGTCAAGTTCCTGGTGCAGGTGATGTGGCCCAACGGCCGTCTGCTGCGCGACTACAGCGTATTGCTCGATCCCTCCAAATTCTCGCCGCAGGCCGCCGACGCGGCCCGGGCAAAACCGCCCCAGGTCGTGGCCACGCCGGTCACCGGGGCCACCAAGCCTTCCCAATACACCACCACGCCGCGCGATACCCTGTGGGAAATCGCCGCCAAGGTGCGCAACGGCGGGTCGGTCCAGCAAACCATGCTGGCGATTCAGGCGTTGAACCCGAACGCGTTCATCAACGGCAACATCAACCTGCTCAAGACCGGCCAGGTGTTGCGCCTGCCGGATCCGGTGCAAAGCACGGCGTTGCCGCAGCCCCAGGCCATCGCCGAAGTGGCTGCGCAGAACGCCGCCTGGCGCTCGGGGCGTCGTACCGTGGCGGGTGCTGGCAAACAGCAGCTGGATGCCACCAAGCGTGGCCGTGGCGAAGGCGCGCCGGCACAGGCGGCCGGTCGCGACAACTTGAGCCTGGTGTCGGCCGATTCGGCGAAAGCGGGCGGCAAGGGCAAGGGCGCTGCTGGCGATGCCCAGGCGCTGACCAACAAGCTTGCGGTTACCCAGGAAAGCCTCGATTCGGCTCGTCGGGATAACGAAGAACTGAAAAGCCGCATGGCGGATCTGCAGAGCCAACTGGACAAACTGCAGCGCCTGATCGAGCTGAAGAACAATCAACTGGCCAAGATGCAGGCCGAAGGTGCCGCGGTTCCGCCTGCTGGCGAGGCACCTGCGGCGATGTCCGCAGAGCTGACCCCTGCGCCAGCGGCACAGGCCCCGACGACTGCACCTGCTCCTGCGCCAGAAACGACCCCGGAAGCGACACCACCTGCCGCACCGGTCGAGCCGACGCCTGTCGCGTCCAACGAGCAAAAATACAACGACCTGCTGACCAATCCGATCCTGCTGGGGTTGATTGGCGGCGGCGCGCTGCTTTTGCTGTTGCTGCTGTTGTTGCTCGCCCGTCGCCGCAAGGCCCAGCAGGAAGCGGAAAAACACTTGCGCATGGCCCGGGCCCTCGAGGAGGAGGCTGACTTCTCCCCGGAGCTCGATCTGCCCCCGAGCAGCTTCGAGGGCATTGATGTTCCACCACCTAGCGTAAAGCTTGAGCCAAAACCCGCGCCGGCCCCTGCGCCAGCCCCCAAGCCGGCCCCGGTGGTCGCGCCTGTGGTGGTCACGCCGCCTATCGCCGCGCCATTGGTGGCTCCGGCCGCCGATCGCTTCGACGACGTGCTGCCCCAGGCCCAGTCTCATATGGACCGCGGTCGCTTGAACCAGGCCGCTGACCTGCTCGAGCAGGGCATCAAGGCCGAACCCCAGCGCAGCGACCTGCGCCTGAAGTTGATGGAAGTTTACGGCCAGCAGGGCGACCGCGACGCCTTTGTCGCCCAGGAACGCCAACTGGTGGCCAATGGCGACAACTTCGCCCAGGTCGAACAGCTGAAAAGCCGTTTCCCGGCCATGGTGGTCGCTACCGCCGCCGGCCTGGCCGCGGCGGCAGTGGCTGCAGAGCTGGACGCGCAGTACGTCAAGGACCTGCTGGAAGACAAGTCGCCCACCGACGAGGAGCTGGACAGCGCCTTCGACCTGAGCCTGGACGACCTGGAAGCTCCGGTCGCACCCGCGCCGGAGCCTGTCGCCGAGCTGGACGCGTTCCCGGAAGACGACGACCTGAGTTTCGAGTCGGTGCTCAAGCAGCAGACTGAAGCCAGCGCGAGCTTGGACGACCTGTCGGAATTCGACCTGGACCTGGGGGCCGACGCGCCGACCCCGGTCCCGGCGCTCGATGACGAAGACTTCCTGCTGGACCTGGGTGACGATCTCAAGGGCCTGGACCTTCCAGCAGCCGAAACGCCGGCCCTGGACGATACACCGGCCGACGATCTCGAACTGCCGGCAGATTTTGACCTGTCCCTTGCCGACGAGATGGATGTCCATGATCGGCCAAAGGATGCCTTTGAATCCGAGCTGGACGATGTGAACGCCGAACTGGATCGCCTGTCCGACAGCTTGGCCCAGCCGACCTTCACCGCTGAAGATGCCATGGTTGGTGCTGAAGACGAGCCGGACTTCGACTTCCTCAGCGGTACCGACGAGGTGGCGACCAAGCTCGATCTGGCCCAGGCCTATATCGACATGGGCGACAACGACGGCGCCCGCGACATCCTTGGCGAAGTCCTCAGCGAAGGCGATGCGACTCAGAAGAGCGAAGCGCAGGAGATGTTGTCGCGTTTGGTGTAA
- the truA gene encoding tRNA pseudouridine(38-40) synthase TruA, with product MAADGFFRIALGVEYKGSRYRGWQRQASGVLTVQETLENALSKVADSPVSLHCAGRTDAGVHACGQVVHFDTQVERSMKAWVMGANINLPHDVSVSWAKVMPAHFHARFKAIARRYRYVIYNDQIRPAHLNEEITWNHRPLDVERMAEAAQYLVGVHDFSAFRAGQCQAKSPIKELHHLRVTRHGKMIVLDIRASAFLHHMVRNIAGVLMTIGAGERPVEWIKEVLDSRVRRSGGVTAHPFGLYLVQVEYRDEFELPERYIGPHFLTGFSELDG from the coding sequence ATGGCGGCCGACGGCTTTTTTCGGATCGCCTTGGGCGTTGAATACAAAGGCTCGCGCTACCGTGGCTGGCAGCGCCAGGCATCCGGTGTATTGACGGTGCAGGAAACCCTCGAAAACGCACTGTCCAAAGTCGCCGACTCGCCCGTGTCGTTGCATTGCGCCGGCCGGACCGATGCCGGCGTGCATGCCTGCGGCCAGGTGGTGCATTTCGACACCCAGGTCGAACGCTCGATGAAAGCCTGGGTCATGGGCGCCAACATCAACTTGCCCCATGACGTCAGCGTCAGTTGGGCCAAGGTGATGCCGGCGCATTTCCATGCCCGCTTCAAAGCCATCGCCCGGCGTTATCGCTACGTGATCTACAACGATCAGATCCGTCCGGCGCACCTGAACGAAGAAATCACCTGGAACCACCGCCCGCTGGACGTCGAGCGCATGGCCGAAGCCGCGCAATACCTGGTCGGTGTCCACGATTTCAGCGCCTTCCGCGCGGGCCAGTGCCAGGCCAAGTCGCCGATCAAGGAGCTGCATCACCTGCGCGTGACCCGGCACGGCAAGATGATCGTGCTCGACATCCGCGCCAGCGCCTTCCTGCATCACATGGTGCGCAACATTGCCGGGGTGCTGATGACCATTGGCGCTGGCGAGCGACCGGTGGAGTGGATCAAGGAAGTGCTCGACAGTCGCGTCCGCCGTTCCGGCGGCGTCACGGCGCATCCGTTTGGCCTGTACCTGGTACAGGTGGAATATCGCGATGAATTCGAGCTGCCGGAGCGTTACATCGGGCCACATTTCCTCACCGGCTTCTCGGAACTCGACGGCTGA